One genomic segment of Pseudomonadota bacterium includes these proteins:
- a CDS encoding TonB-dependent siderophore receptor: MQSRDPAAFMALLIAGSAAYAGTPDNLPVYQLNIASQPLDDALQEFARQSGIQLVFFSRIAQGQEAAALTGEYTTHAALTALLADSKLTFRELGANTFEIRRADPRSRAHFKLANPQEPMEEIVVRATAKELVATRIETPLREIPQSISIVSRERMRQQNDVDLGAVLGHAPGMTVVRTNSLDQDSNSRAYPVTSFHTDGGAAINPSIDGYDFFYSAPDMSEFDHVEVLRGSDALFGGNGNPGGTVSMVRKRPLDRFALDLSAFSGSWDNRRIEMDLTGPIALDGALRARTVAVFADRDFFYDTATFQRKKIFAALEYDVTPDATLNVGGSFQKDDAVPLMGGVPLYSGNADEQLPRSIALAFDWARYRTRVSEAYVQYQQDFARNWAVKINAATWRANVEHAFGVFIIPPTNGTQSSARAANDRYTRVPNVHNWNTVDVTFSGETEWFGLRQQFAFGGDFTRFRARLDQATTGFFGPLLQDPRSFDPRDYPDPRSSAPMSAGVALHSILDQYGVFASFRTQLGSDWSVTGGARVGSDALDAKLLVDIPPLPTLALETAYGSHHVLTPFAGLMYDIEDHYTAYLSYADIYRTNSAVRRRVNGELIEPISGVTLESGIKAEWREGALNGRLAAYRTRQGNLPFPELREYPATNDPNCCFVAVENRSWGVDLELDGELRAGWLIGAGYTFNVNEGETGGALSTATPRHLLKIWTSARLPGVFNRWTAGGNLQAQSAATSLDLNCQPRGPLCQGRRIEQDPYAVLDLRLGFQLDANWQVALSANNVFDEIYFESLGSAGAGADALRPWYGEPRNFLLKVDGKF, translated from the coding sequence CCAGCCGCTGGACGATGCGCTGCAGGAGTTCGCGCGGCAGAGCGGGATCCAGCTGGTCTTCTTCTCGCGCATCGCCCAGGGACAGGAGGCGGCCGCGCTCACGGGCGAGTACACGACCCACGCTGCATTGACCGCTCTGCTGGCGGATTCGAAGTTGACGTTCCGCGAGCTCGGCGCAAATACATTCGAGATCAGGCGCGCAGATCCTCGCAGCAGGGCGCACTTCAAACTGGCGAATCCGCAGGAGCCGATGGAAGAAATCGTCGTGCGCGCGACGGCGAAGGAATTGGTGGCCACGCGCATCGAAACGCCTTTACGCGAGATCCCGCAATCGATCTCGATCGTTTCGCGCGAACGGATGCGCCAGCAGAACGATGTCGACCTCGGAGCGGTTCTCGGGCACGCGCCCGGCATGACCGTCGTCCGCACCAACTCTCTCGATCAGGACTCGAATTCCCGCGCCTATCCAGTCACGTCGTTCCACACCGACGGAGGAGCGGCGATCAATCCTTCGATCGACGGCTACGACTTCTTCTACAGCGCACCGGACATGAGTGAGTTCGACCATGTGGAGGTGCTGCGCGGCTCGGACGCGCTGTTCGGCGGCAACGGCAATCCCGGCGGCACGGTCAGCATGGTGCGCAAACGGCCGCTCGATCGCTTCGCGCTCGATCTGTCTGCATTCTCGGGTTCCTGGGACAACCGGCGAATCGAGATGGATCTCACCGGGCCGATTGCGCTGGACGGCGCATTGCGCGCGCGCACGGTTGCCGTATTCGCGGATCGCGATTTCTTCTACGACACCGCGACCTTCCAGCGAAAGAAGATCTTTGCCGCGCTCGAATACGACGTCACCCCGGATGCGACGTTGAACGTGGGCGGAAGCTTTCAGAAGGACGACGCCGTGCCGCTCATGGGCGGGGTCCCGCTGTACAGCGGCAATGCCGACGAGCAACTGCCGCGCAGCATTGCGCTGGCATTCGATTGGGCGCGTTACCGCACGCGCGTGAGCGAGGCGTACGTCCAATATCAGCAGGATTTCGCGCGCAACTGGGCGGTGAAGATCAACGCAGCGACGTGGCGCGCGAATGTCGAACATGCCTTCGGCGTGTTCATCATTCCCCCCACCAACGGGACGCAGTCGTCCGCTCGCGCGGCCAACGATCGCTACACCCGGGTTCCCAACGTTCACAACTGGAACACGGTCGATGTCACCTTCAGCGGTGAGACCGAGTGGTTTGGACTGCGCCAGCAGTTCGCGTTCGGCGGCGATTTCACGCGCTTCCGGGCGCGGCTCGATCAGGCAACCACGGGGTTTTTCGGTCCCTTGCTGCAGGACCCGCGCTCCTTCGATCCGCGCGACTACCCGGATCCCAGATCCAGTGCGCCGATGTCCGCCGGCGTGGCGCTCCATTCGATTCTCGACCAGTACGGAGTGTTCGCCTCATTCCGCACGCAATTGGGCAGCGACTGGTCGGTGACCGGCGGGGCGCGCGTCGGCAGCGATGCTCTCGACGCGAAACTGCTCGTGGACATCCCGCCACTGCCCACGCTGGCGCTCGAGACCGCCTACGGCAGCCACCACGTGCTGACTCCGTTCGCGGGGCTGATGTACGACATCGAGGACCACTACACCGCGTACCTGAGTTACGCCGATATCTATCGCACCAACAGCGCCGTCCGGCGCAGGGTGAATGGCGAGCTCATCGAACCGATCAGCGGGGTCACGCTGGAAAGCGGCATCAAGGCGGAGTGGCGCGAAGGTGCACTGAATGGACGGCTGGCTGCCTACCGCACGCGGCAGGGCAATCTGCCGTTCCCGGAACTGCGGGAGTATCCCGCGACGAACGATCCCAACTGCTGTTTTGTCGCAGTCGAGAACCGCAGTTGGGGCGTGGACCTGGAGCTCGATGGTGAGCTTCGGGCGGGCTGGCTCATCGGCGCGGGCTACACCTTCAATGTCAACGAAGGCGAGACTGGCGGCGCGCTGTCCACGGCGACACCACGGCATCTGCTCAAGATCTGGACCAGCGCGCGCCTGCCGGGCGTGTTCAATCGCTGGACGGCGGGCGGCAATCTGCAAGCGCAAAGTGCCGCCACGAGCCTCGACCTGAACTGCCAGCCACGTGGGCCGCTCTGCCAGGGCCGCAGAATCGAACAGGATCCATACGCGGTGCTGGATCTGCGCCTGGGTTTCCAGCTCGACGCGAACTGGCAGGTCGCCCTCAGCGCAAACAACGTGTTCGACGAGATCTACTTCGAGTCTCTCGGCAGCGCCGGCGCGGGCGCTGACGCGCTGCGCCCCTGGTATGGCGAGCCGCGCAACTTCCTGTTGAAAGTCGATGGCAAGTTCTGA